The Meleagris gallopavo isolate NT-WF06-2002-E0010 breed Aviagen turkey brand Nicholas breeding stock unplaced genomic scaffold, Turkey_5.1 ChrUn_random_7180001841184, whole genome shotgun sequence genome segment CCTTTGGAAAGAGAAGGCCCatctcagcatccccccacgtggaggggctgcagctgggcgCTCAGACACCCTGGCACGTTTTGAGCTCTCACCCGacagctgcagctgtacagCAGCAGGATGTTGCCCACGATGTCTCCCTCTAGGCGGGCAAGCAGCTGTTCCTTGGAGGCTTGCAGTGCCAAGCTGCCATGGGCAAGGATGAGAGCGCTGCGTGTAGCATGAGCTCTCTTGCTGTCCAGCTCCGTCTGTGAGGAGAAATGCCTTGAGACACTCGCCCAACAGACTCCAGTGTTCCGCGATGCACCTGGGCTCCCAAGGCAGGAGCG includes the following:
- the LOC104915663 gene encoding maestro heat-like repeat-containing protein family member 2B — encoded protein: MISLLSHAAESNFHTVLDTLTMFASRLCKGQSGRISRSKKTELDSKRAHATRSALILAHGSLALQASKEQLLARLEGDIVGNILLLYSCSCRVRAQNVPGCLSAQLQPLHVGGC